From a single Nocardioides sp. dk884 genomic region:
- a CDS encoding flavin reductase family protein, whose translation MPSPSARRVLDPGSPDVDAYRWLTDLVVPRPIAWVSSLSADGIGNLAPHSFFTVACAQPPIVQFTSVGDKDTLRNVRATGEFVVNLVSRPLLEAANASSASYPHDVDEADELEIRTEPSECVAPPRVAASPASIECVLHSTIGLGDSTVVLGRVVRITVREDVLVDDRPSIALLEPLSRLGGSQWGLPPEPVQVRRPR comes from the coding sequence GTGCCCTCCCCCTCCGCGCGCCGCGTCCTGGACCCCGGCTCCCCCGACGTCGACGCCTACCGGTGGCTGACCGACCTGGTCGTGCCGCGCCCGATCGCCTGGGTCTCGTCGCTGTCGGCCGACGGGATCGGCAACCTCGCGCCGCACTCGTTCTTCACGGTCGCGTGCGCGCAGCCGCCGATCGTGCAGTTCACCTCCGTGGGCGACAAGGACACGCTGCGCAACGTGCGCGCCACCGGCGAGTTCGTCGTCAACCTCGTCAGCCGGCCGCTGCTCGAGGCGGCCAACGCCAGCAGCGCGTCGTACCCCCACGACGTGGACGAGGCCGACGAGCTCGAGATCCGCACCGAGCCCAGCGAGTGCGTCGCCCCGCCCCGGGTCGCCGCCTCCCCCGCCTCGATCGAGTGCGTGCTGCACTCCACGATCGGCCTCGGCGACTCCACGGTGGTGCTGGGCCGGGTCGTGCGGATCACCGTGCGCGAGGACGTGCTGGTCGACGACCGGCCCTCGATCGCGCTGCTCGAGCCGCTCTCCCGTCTCGGCGGCTCGCAGTGGGGCCTGCCGCCCGAGCCGGTTCAGGTACGCCGCCCGCGCTGA
- a CDS encoding acyl-CoA thioesterase — protein MAPREADPLPAPYDQESAITSPTSTPTSTPALHSLTFRLSYADTDPAGILYFAAWFPWMERVQSEWFLLNGLRQDQLKDRHGFWTVTCHTECDYLVAVGLFEEIRVELRLGRVGRGSFDMVHQMVRTRDDVVVARALITIVTVTPEGSARAIPPLLREHLDSWAQGVPLVELSSATTGQGPG, from the coding sequence TTGGCGCCTCGCGAGGCGGATCCGCTGCCCGCGCCGTACGACCAGGAGAGCGCCATCACCTCGCCGACCAGCACGCCGACCAGCACCCCGGCCCTGCACTCGCTGACCTTCCGGCTGAGCTACGCCGACACCGACCCGGCGGGGATCCTCTACTTCGCGGCGTGGTTCCCCTGGATGGAGCGGGTGCAGAGCGAGTGGTTCCTGCTCAACGGCCTGCGCCAGGACCAGCTCAAGGACCGGCACGGCTTCTGGACGGTCACCTGCCACACCGAGTGTGACTACCTCGTCGCCGTCGGGTTGTTCGAGGAGATCCGTGTCGAGCTGCGGCTGGGGCGGGTCGGTCGGGGCTCCTTCGACATGGTCCACCAGATGGTGCGCACCCGTGACGACGTCGTGGTCGCCCGCGCCCTGATCACGATCGTGACCGTCACCCCCGAGGGTTCGGCCCGGGCGATCCCGCCGTTGCTGCGCGAGCACCTGGACAGCTGGGCGCAGGGAGTGCCCCTCGTCGAGCTGTCTTCGGCGACCACGGGGCAGGGGCCCGGCTGA
- a CDS encoding FAD/NAD(P)-binding protein yields MADPRRSRTHRPTVAIVGAGAAGSLVALHLTRTAARRSTGVDIVLIDPADHRARGVAFGTTDDQHLLNVPASGMTALPEDPGHFVAWRHREDPDATTDPYDFAPRRQWSRYLDDTLEEALRGALGEVGVRHVRKQVVGVRRTGTGVALRTADGAEVAADAAVIAPGLPAAGHSWAPPSLAASAFFVPDPWAPGALDVVRRDRAGLPEVLLVGAGLTMVDVAFSLTDERNRPDRVVHAISRSGELPRPHAPRPLLAAIPDISDWGSTLEEVRVEVERHVAEVAATTGDWRPAIDGLRFRVQELWSRFSDEDKLRFLAEDAGRWNIHRHRMAPTSTARIAGLREDRRLQLASARVVDAEPLPAGGLRVTLSDGTCREVGWVVNCTGPQTDLRLLGNPVIDDLLRERGGASLATADVGGLGVRTREGRLLASDGEVDAPLWTLGALRRGELWETTAVPEIRVQAAAVARDVLDAVAPLPRRLADGRLVGGHHPVARPRDPLGLPLSTTTEAAAAYNAGLERVMRLQDGAEALLRQATELDPGFALGHAALAMLGHEAGADADVKASLDAARKAVRQRGDERERSLVDVVGLRVKDVRRTGAEALMNHIAAHPRDVLAVSAAVPTIAFSGVTDVQQEAWDLVEGLAPAYGDHWWYISLLAFTRQDQGRFEEAGLLAESALSCEPSSGHAVHAQTHVLYETGQHEPGRVWLDHWVAESGRGASHRAHFSWHAALHELAIGDTEAVRRRYYSQLAPPEVCGVRALIDSASLLWRWRVTTTDWDGAVAAALPGAPAVFAGETAPPPVEPVLAAVDAALLTRPQTPFVALHAAIGLAAAGETARLDALARQCRRSSDAVLRGTVATVCDALGAAAEAQWGRAAQLIEDVLPALVRVGGSAAQREVVEETLLLCLVNDGRAADAARILHERLDRRPSPLDLRRQASLRPAPDRVGS; encoded by the coding sequence ATGGCTGACCCGCGCCGCTCCCGCACCCACCGACCGACCGTCGCGATCGTGGGCGCCGGTGCCGCCGGGTCGCTCGTCGCCCTCCACCTCACCCGCACCGCCGCGCGGCGCAGCACCGGCGTCGACATCGTCCTGATCGACCCGGCCGACCACCGTGCGCGCGGCGTCGCCTTCGGCACGACCGACGACCAGCACCTGCTCAACGTGCCCGCCTCCGGCATGACGGCGCTGCCGGAGGACCCCGGCCACTTCGTGGCCTGGCGCCACCGCGAGGACCCCGACGCCACCACCGACCCCTACGACTTCGCGCCGCGGCGTCAGTGGTCGCGCTACCTGGACGACACCCTGGAGGAGGCGCTGCGGGGCGCGCTGGGCGAGGTCGGCGTACGCCACGTGCGCAAGCAGGTCGTCGGCGTGCGCCGCACCGGGACCGGGGTCGCGCTGCGCACTGCGGACGGCGCGGAGGTCGCCGCCGACGCCGCGGTGATCGCGCCCGGCCTGCCCGCGGCCGGCCACTCCTGGGCGCCGCCCTCCCTGGCGGCGTCCGCCTTCTTCGTCCCCGATCCGTGGGCGCCCGGCGCGCTCGACGTCGTACGCCGCGACCGCGCGGGCCTGCCCGAGGTGCTGCTGGTGGGCGCCGGGCTGACCATGGTCGACGTCGCGTTCTCCCTGACCGACGAGCGCAACCGCCCGGACCGGGTCGTGCACGCGATCTCGCGCAGCGGCGAGCTCCCCCGCCCGCACGCGCCGCGCCCGCTGCTCGCGGCGATCCCGGACATCTCCGACTGGGGCAGCACCCTCGAGGAGGTCCGCGTCGAGGTCGAGCGCCACGTCGCGGAGGTCGCGGCCACCACCGGTGACTGGCGCCCCGCGATCGACGGCCTGCGCTTCCGCGTGCAGGAGCTGTGGAGCCGCTTCAGCGACGAGGACAAGCTGCGCTTCCTCGCCGAGGACGCCGGACGCTGGAACATCCACCGCCACCGCATGGCCCCCACCAGCACCGCCCGGATCGCCGGCCTGCGCGAGGACCGGCGCCTGCAGCTGGCCAGCGCGCGGGTCGTCGACGCCGAGCCGCTGCCCGCCGGCGGGTTGCGGGTGACGCTGTCCGACGGCACCTGCCGCGAGGTCGGCTGGGTGGTCAACTGCACCGGGCCGCAGACCGACCTGCGGCTGCTGGGCAACCCCGTCATCGACGACCTGCTGCGCGAGCGCGGGGGCGCGTCGCTGGCCACCGCCGACGTCGGCGGGCTCGGCGTGCGCACCCGCGAGGGTCGCCTGCTCGCCTCGGACGGTGAGGTCGACGCCCCGTTGTGGACGCTGGGCGCGCTGCGGCGCGGCGAGCTGTGGGAGACCACGGCGGTGCCGGAGATCCGGGTCCAGGCGGCCGCGGTCGCCCGCGACGTGCTCGACGCCGTCGCCCCGCTCCCCCGCCGGTTGGCCGACGGGCGCCTGGTCGGCGGGCACCACCCGGTGGCCCGTCCGCGCGACCCGCTGGGCCTGCCGCTGTCGACCACCACCGAGGCGGCTGCGGCGTACAACGCCGGGCTGGAGCGGGTGATGCGCCTGCAGGACGGCGCCGAGGCCCTGCTGCGCCAGGCCACCGAGCTCGACCCCGGGTTCGCGCTGGGCCACGCGGCGCTGGCGATGCTCGGCCACGAGGCCGGCGCCGACGCCGACGTGAAGGCCTCGCTGGACGCCGCCCGCAAGGCCGTGCGCCAGCGCGGCGACGAGCGCGAGCGCAGCCTCGTCGACGTGGTCGGGCTGCGTGTCAAGGACGTGCGGCGCACCGGCGCCGAGGCGCTGATGAACCACATCGCCGCCCACCCCCGCGACGTGCTCGCGGTCTCCGCCGCCGTCCCGACCATCGCGTTCTCCGGGGTCACCGACGTGCAGCAGGAGGCGTGGGACCTCGTCGAGGGCCTGGCCCCGGCGTACGGCGACCACTGGTGGTACATCTCGCTGCTCGCCTTCACCCGCCAGGACCAGGGTCGCTTCGAGGAGGCCGGGCTGCTGGCGGAGTCCGCACTCTCGTGCGAGCCGTCCTCCGGGCACGCCGTGCACGCCCAGACCCACGTGCTCTACGAGACCGGCCAGCACGAGCCCGGCCGGGTCTGGCTGGACCACTGGGTCGCGGAGAGCGGCCGCGGCGCCAGCCACCGGGCGCACTTCTCCTGGCACGCCGCGCTGCACGAGCTCGCGATCGGCGACACCGAGGCGGTGCGCCGTCGCTACTACTCCCAGCTCGCGCCGCCGGAGGTCTGCGGTGTCCGGGCGCTGATCGACTCCGCCTCGCTGCTGTGGCGCTGGCGGGTGACCACCACCGACTGGGACGGCGCCGTGGCTGCGGCGCTGCCGGGCGCGCCGGCGGTGTTCGCCGGCGAGACCGCGCCCCCGCCGGTCGAGCCGGTGCTGGCGGCCGTCGACGCGGCACTCCTGACCCGCCCGCAGACGCCGTTCGTGGCCCTGCACGCCGCCATCGGTCTGGCCGCCGCCGGCGAGACCGCCCGGCTCGACGCGCTCGCGCGCCAGTGCCGCCGCTCCTCCGACGCGGTGCTGCGCGGCACCGTCGCGACCGTCTGCGACGCCCTCGGCGCCGCCGCCGAGGCGCAGTGGGGTCGGGCCGCGCAGCTGATCGAGGACGTGCTGCCCGCACTGGTCCGCGTCGGCGGCTCCGCCGCTCAGCGCGAGGTGGTCGAGGAGACGCTGCTGCTCTGCCTGGTCAACGACGGCCGCGCCGCCGACGCCGCCCGGATCCTGCACGAGCGGCTGGACCGCCGCCCCTCGCCGCTGGACCTGCGCCGCCAGGCCTCGCTGCGCCCCGCCCCGGACCGCGTCGGGAGCTGA
- a CDS encoding CidA/LrgA family protein produces MVNGLMWLLGCQLVGEVVVRLTDLPVPGPVVGMAVLLALLVLRRAGDDATVVRAADGLLRHLQLLFVPAGVGVVAYVAVIREDALPIAVAMLGSWLAGLLAVGWTAKLLTREHRGEGTAP; encoded by the coding sequence ATGGTGAACGGACTGATGTGGCTGCTGGGCTGCCAGCTGGTGGGGGAGGTCGTCGTCCGCCTCACCGACCTGCCCGTGCCGGGACCGGTCGTCGGGATGGCGGTGCTCCTGGCGCTCCTGGTCCTCCGCCGCGCCGGCGACGACGCGACGGTGGTGCGCGCGGCCGACGGGCTGCTGCGCCATCTGCAGCTGCTGTTCGTGCCCGCGGGCGTCGGGGTGGTCGCCTACGTCGCGGTGATCCGCGAGGACGCGCTGCCGATCGCCGTCGCGATGCTCGGCTCCTGGCTGGCCGGACTGCTGGCCGTGGGATGGACCGCGAAGCTGCTGACCCGCGAGCACCGGGGTGAGGGGACCGCGCCGTGA
- a CDS encoding carboxylesterase/lipase family protein, whose translation MRAQRWKTWRVAVLSAALATAVTVPASALVSGAPGEQRSSSSSPGREAFRGQHPVVRTDKGLVRGEAAAMVTSFKGIPYAAPPVRDLRWRAPRPARAWSGVRDATEFGGSCVQGTGWDPGYDQPTLTEDCLYLNVYRPSGSRSKNLPVFVWNHGGGNVGGAGRDTDPSKFVTRRDVVYVTINYRIGAMGWLDTPALEADNRDGSTGNFGLLDQQAALRWVQRNIRSFGGDPNNVTLAGQSAGASNTVAQLASPGARGLFDRAALHSGGGNPARTLEAARTSGERFAAELGCTDPATQVACLRAASPAEVLAAQTTVRQSGPVAGTRVLPRDPVELMKARRLTDLPVIVGANSDESQQSVFGAYDYVGNPITPEMFDELVTTTYGEQADRVRAAYQVEDYFSPTVAWGDVQSDQRACRDQTLRDRLGADTRTYAYEFAEQDGPPFTSIWLLDTDYPFGATHVNELGYLWDYLGTSLPLSTDQLALSDQMISYWGEFARDGSPDPRYAPQWPRYRPQGRMLQFTAPTARVVTHAAIDAQHGCALWDEVAPAP comes from the coding sequence GTGAGAGCACAACGATGGAAGACCTGGCGGGTGGCCGTGCTCAGCGCGGCGCTCGCGACGGCCGTCACGGTGCCGGCGAGCGCGCTCGTCAGCGGTGCCCCCGGCGAGCAGCGAAGCTCCTCGTCGTCGCCTGGTCGCGAGGCGTTCCGGGGCCAACACCCCGTCGTCCGCACGGACAAGGGTCTGGTCCGGGGTGAGGCGGCAGCGATGGTGACCTCGTTCAAGGGCATCCCGTACGCCGCTCCGCCGGTGCGCGACCTGCGCTGGCGGGCGCCCCGGCCGGCGCGGGCCTGGTCGGGGGTCCGCGACGCCACCGAGTTCGGCGGGTCCTGCGTGCAGGGCACCGGCTGGGACCCCGGCTACGACCAGCCCACCCTGACCGAGGACTGCCTCTACCTCAACGTCTACCGGCCCAGCGGGAGCCGCTCGAAGAACCTGCCGGTGTTCGTGTGGAACCACGGCGGCGGCAACGTGGGCGGGGCCGGGCGCGACACCGATCCGTCGAAGTTCGTGACCCGTCGAGACGTCGTCTACGTGACCATCAACTACCGCATCGGCGCGATGGGCTGGCTGGACACGCCGGCGCTGGAGGCCGACAACCGGGACGGCTCGACCGGCAACTTCGGGCTGCTCGACCAGCAGGCCGCGCTGCGCTGGGTCCAGCGCAACATCCGGTCCTTCGGCGGCGACCCGAACAACGTCACCCTCGCCGGGCAGTCCGCCGGCGCCAGCAACACGGTGGCGCAGCTGGCCTCGCCCGGCGCCCGTGGCCTCTTCGACCGCGCCGCGCTCCACAGCGGCGGTGGCAACCCGGCGCGGACCCTCGAGGCCGCCCGGACCAGTGGCGAGCGGTTCGCTGCCGAGCTGGGCTGCACCGATCCCGCCACCCAGGTCGCCTGCCTGCGCGCTGCCTCGCCCGCCGAGGTCCTGGCCGCGCAGACCACCGTGCGCCAGTCCGGACCCGTGGCCGGCACCCGGGTGCTGCCGCGGGACCCGGTCGAGCTGATGAAGGCCCGCCGGCTCACCGATCTCCCGGTCATCGTGGGCGCGAACTCCGATGAGTCCCAGCAGAGCGTCTTCGGCGCCTACGACTACGTCGGCAACCCGATCACCCCTGAGATGTTCGACGAGCTCGTCACCACGACGTACGGCGAGCAGGCCGACCGCGTCCGCGCGGCGTACCAGGTGGAGGACTACTTCTCCCCCACCGTCGCGTGGGGCGACGTCCAGAGCGACCAGCGGGCGTGCCGCGATCAGACCCTGCGCGACCGGTTGGGCGCGGACACCAGGACCTACGCCTACGAGTTCGCCGAGCAGGACGGGCCGCCGTTCACCTCGATCTGGCTGCTCGACACCGACTACCCCTTCGGCGCGACCCACGTGAACGAGCTGGGCTACCTGTGGGACTACCTCGGCACCTCGCTGCCGCTGTCCACCGACCAGCTCGCGCTCTCCGACCAGATGATCAGCTACTGGGGCGAGTTCGCCCGCGACGGCAGCCCCGACCCGCGCTACGCGCCGCAATGGCCGCGCTACCGCCCCCAGGGTCGGATGCTGCAGTTCACCGCCCCCACGGCACGGGTCGTGACCCACGCGGCGATCGACGCGCAGCACGGCTGCGCCCTGTGGGACGAGGTCGCACCGGCGCCCTGA
- a CDS encoding phosphodiesterase: MQLGQHPAPTHTVAHLSDPHLLTGGVRQYGVVDTEAGLSRSLERLRLLDPVPQALVFTGDLADRGEPAAYARLRELVEPVAAELVGPDGRGAEVVWVMGNHDERAAYSRGLYDAECSRPQDRVHDVAGLRVVALDTSVPGYHHGELDEEQLGWLAEVLATPAEHGTLLALHHPPVPVPMMAAAAIIELADQHRLAEVIAGTDVRGILGGHLHFTTFSTFAGVPVSVASASCYTSDPAPTGRFVSGVDGNQAFTMVHVYADRLVQTVVPLAEAPEVTGYAPDAAEQLAALTSQERRELLSRKDSPFNAEWEDHTPSR; the protein is encoded by the coding sequence ATGCAGCTCGGCCAGCACCCCGCCCCCACGCACACCGTGGCGCACTTGAGCGACCCGCACCTGCTCACCGGCGGCGTGCGGCAGTACGGCGTGGTCGACACCGAGGCCGGGCTGTCGCGTTCCCTGGAGCGCCTGCGCCTCCTCGACCCGGTCCCGCAGGCACTGGTGTTCACCGGCGACCTCGCCGACCGGGGCGAGCCCGCGGCGTACGCCCGCCTGCGCGAGCTGGTCGAGCCGGTCGCCGCGGAGCTGGTCGGGCCCGACGGGCGCGGCGCCGAGGTGGTCTGGGTGATGGGCAACCACGACGAGCGGGCGGCGTACTCCCGCGGGCTCTACGACGCCGAGTGCTCGCGGCCCCAGGACCGGGTGCACGACGTGGCCGGCCTGCGGGTGGTCGCGCTGGACACGAGCGTGCCCGGCTACCACCACGGCGAGCTGGACGAGGAGCAGCTGGGCTGGCTCGCCGAGGTGCTGGCCACGCCCGCGGAGCACGGCACCCTGCTCGCCCTGCACCACCCGCCGGTCCCGGTCCCGATGATGGCGGCGGCCGCGATCATCGAGCTCGCCGACCAGCACCGGCTCGCCGAGGTGATCGCCGGCACCGACGTGCGCGGCATCCTCGGCGGGCACCTGCACTTCACGACGTTCTCCACCTTCGCCGGCGTGCCGGTGTCGGTGGCCTCGGCGAGCTGCTACACCTCCGACCCCGCCCCGACCGGCCGCTTCGTCTCCGGCGTCGACGGCAATCAGGCCTTCACGATGGTGCACGTGTACGCCGACCGCCTGGTGCAGACGGTCGTCCCGCTGGCCGAGGCGCCCGAGGTGACCGGCTATGCCCCCGACGCCGCGGAGCAGCTCGCGGCGCTGACGTCTCAGGAGCGGCGCGAGCTGCTCTCCCGCAAGGACTCCCCCTTCAACGCCGAGTGGGAGGACCACACCCCGTCTCGGTGA
- a CDS encoding pirin family protein codes for MTNQERDPDLVTCASTGVGDQTIEVLAPREVPLGGPRAMRVRRTLPSRSRSLIGAWCFLDHYGPDDVPLSGGMKVAPHPHTGLQTVSWLFTGEIEHRDSAGHHAMVRPGELNLMTSGRGISHSEVSTAGTSTLHGAQLWVALPAEHRDTAPGFVHHVPQPVRGEGHEARVFLGSLLGSTSPVPTFTPLLGAELLLGPGARLELDVDPAFEHGILVDTGAVRVDDHGVERGELAHVPTGRDRLTLVAGDAPTRLLLLGGTPFGERIVMWWNFVGRSHEEIAAHREEWQAQVRAGDGVVTDAQRVRPGRFGVVVGDRLPPIPAPPLPNARLRERG; via the coding sequence GTGACCAACCAGGAGCGTGATCCCGACCTGGTGACCTGCGCCAGCACCGGAGTCGGGGACCAGACGATCGAGGTGCTCGCGCCGCGCGAGGTGCCGCTCGGCGGGCCGCGCGCGATGCGCGTGCGGCGCACCCTGCCCTCGCGCAGCCGCTCGCTGATCGGTGCCTGGTGCTTCCTGGACCACTACGGCCCCGACGACGTCCCGCTGAGCGGCGGGATGAAGGTCGCCCCGCACCCGCACACCGGTCTGCAGACGGTGAGCTGGCTGTTCACCGGCGAGATCGAGCACCGCGACAGCGCCGGCCACCACGCGATGGTGCGTCCCGGCGAGCTCAACTTGATGACCTCGGGGCGCGGCATCAGCCACTCCGAGGTCTCCACGGCGGGGACCAGCACCCTGCACGGCGCGCAGCTGTGGGTGGCGCTGCCCGCCGAGCACCGCGACACCGCTCCTGGGTTCGTCCACCACGTCCCCCAGCCGGTGCGCGGCGAGGGGCACGAGGCGCGGGTGTTCCTGGGCTCGCTGCTCGGCTCGACCTCGCCGGTGCCGACGTTCACGCCGCTGCTCGGCGCGGAGCTGCTCCTCGGCCCCGGTGCCCGTCTCGAGCTGGACGTCGACCCCGCCTTCGAGCACGGCATCCTCGTCGACACCGGCGCGGTGCGGGTGGACGACCACGGGGTCGAGCGCGGCGAGCTCGCGCACGTGCCCACCGGGCGCGACCGGCTGACGCTCGTCGCCGGGGACGCCCCCACCCGGCTGCTGCTGCTCGGCGGCACGCCGTTCGGGGAGCGGATCGTGATGTGGTGGAACTTCGTGGGTCGCTCCCACGAGGAGATCGCCGCCCACCGTGAGGAGTGGCAGGCCCAAGTGCGGGCGGGCGACGGGGTGGTCACGGACGCCCAACGGGTGCGCCCGGGGCGCTTCGGCGTGGTCGTCGGCGACCGGTTGCCCCCGATCCCCGCGCCGCCGCTGCCCAACGCGCGGCTGCGCGAGCGGGGCTGA
- a CDS encoding carboxylesterase/lipase family protein produces MTRPPVVRARTGRSRRRSWVTALALGAVVATTFSALAGPASGERSSATSAAAADLVVRTPYGAVRGRSVGGAQAFLGLPFAKPPVYGRMWKAPVEPAAWRGVRDATEQEAACLQFEPTGVKNSQPTSLDCLYLDVYRPSRVPAGRRLPVMVFFHGGAGTQGSGVLYGGQTLAERNDVIVVSTNYRLGASGNLALPGLDAENPATGGNFALLDQVQTLRWVRKSIGAFGGDRRNVTIFGQSAGSRAVCNLLATPLTRGMFHRAVMQSSPCLGGGTTAEEAHQRSEAYAAALGCPAGPDQLRCLRHAWPAAMVQQFATNRPAAYVGAAALPAAPGDAIAGGRWHKVPVLMGNTRWEQKLQNQQYAAIGAEEYEAMVIAQFGEQAGRMVLEEYPAEDYEKPFYALAAVRTDAGAGCTMDTNARLFAGQRVPVYRYEFDDPTSPTLFGFQPAGTDMSSAHSAELAYLFDFTLGDRPLSARERRLAHSMQDYWAAFARTGRPNARGEVRWPRYTVAGDRALKLAPRIRVVTGLREEHNCDFFDSLPDA; encoded by the coding sequence ATGACCCGTCCACCCGTGGTGCGCGCACGCACCGGCCGCTCGAGGCGGCGCTCCTGGGTCACGGCGTTGGCGCTCGGCGCCGTCGTCGCGACCACCTTCTCCGCGCTGGCCGGACCCGCGTCCGGCGAGCGCAGCAGCGCCACGAGCGCGGCGGCCGCCGACCTCGTCGTCCGCACGCCGTACGGCGCGGTGCGGGGCAGGTCCGTCGGGGGCGCCCAGGCGTTCCTCGGGCTGCCGTTCGCCAAGCCCCCGGTCTACGGGCGCATGTGGAAGGCGCCGGTCGAGCCTGCTGCGTGGCGCGGGGTCCGCGACGCCACCGAGCAGGAGGCCGCCTGCCTGCAGTTCGAGCCCACCGGGGTCAAGAACAGCCAGCCGACCAGCCTGGACTGTCTCTATCTCGACGTCTACCGCCCCTCGCGCGTCCCGGCGGGCCGGCGGCTGCCGGTGATGGTGTTCTTCCACGGCGGGGCCGGGACCCAGGGATCGGGCGTCCTCTACGGCGGGCAGACCCTGGCCGAGCGCAACGACGTGATCGTGGTCAGCACGAACTACCGGCTCGGCGCGTCCGGCAACCTCGCGCTGCCGGGTCTCGACGCCGAGAATCCGGCCACCGGCGGAAACTTCGCCCTGCTCGACCAGGTCCAGACGCTGCGCTGGGTGCGCAAGTCGATCGGCGCCTTCGGTGGCGACCGTCGCAACGTGACCATCTTCGGCCAGTCCGCCGGGTCGCGCGCGGTCTGCAACCTCCTGGCGACGCCGCTGACTCGCGGGATGTTCCACCGGGCCGTCATGCAGAGCTCACCCTGCCTGGGCGGCGGCACCACGGCGGAGGAGGCGCACCAGCGCAGCGAGGCGTACGCCGCAGCGCTGGGCTGCCCGGCCGGCCCGGACCAGCTGCGGTGCCTGCGCCACGCCTGGCCGGCCGCGATGGTCCAGCAGTTCGCCACGAACCGCCCGGCGGCGTACGTCGGCGCGGCGGCGCTCCCGGCAGCCCCGGGGGATGCGATCGCCGGCGGTCGCTGGCACAAGGTGCCGGTGCTGATGGGCAACACCCGCTGGGAGCAGAAGCTGCAGAACCAGCAGTACGCCGCGATCGGCGCCGAGGAGTACGAGGCGATGGTGATCGCGCAGTTCGGCGAGCAGGCCGGGCGGATGGTGCTCGAGGAGTACCCCGCCGAGGACTACGAGAAGCCGTTCTACGCCCTGGCCGCCGTGCGCACCGACGCCGGCGCCGGCTGCACGATGGACACCAACGCGCGGCTGTTCGCCGGCCAGCGGGTCCCGGTCTACCGCTACGAGTTCGACGACCCGACCAGCCCGACCCTGTTCGGGTTCCAGCCAGCCGGCACCGACATGTCCAGCGCGCACAGCGCCGAGCTGGCCTACCTGTTCGACTTCACCCTCGGCGACCGGCCGCTGAGCGCTCGCGAGCGGCGCCTGGCGCACTCGATGCAGGACTACTGGGCGGCGTTCGCGCGCACGGGACGACCGAACGCGCGAGGCGAGGTTCGCTGGCCGCGCTACACCGTGGCCGGCGACCGGGCGCTCAAGCTGGCGCCCAGGATCCGGGTGGTCACGGGGCTGCGGGAGGAGCACAACTGCGACTTCTTCGACAGCCTCCCTGACGCCTGA
- a CDS encoding DNA-3-methyladenine glycosylase I produces MRDYHDTEWGRPVHGEAAHLERLTLEAFQSGLSWSTILAKRPAFRAAFCGFDADAIARFGEGDVTRLMGDAGIVRNRRKIDAAILNARATVALRAQEGLAALIASFAPERAPAPATVEEVATTSPESLALSKELKRRGFVFVGPTTMHALMEAIGIFDPHLLGCHRRGGAHLG; encoded by the coding sequence ATGCGCGACTACCACGACACCGAGTGGGGCCGCCCGGTGCACGGCGAGGCCGCGCACCTGGAGCGACTGACGCTCGAGGCGTTCCAGTCGGGGCTGTCGTGGTCGACGATCCTGGCCAAGCGCCCGGCGTTCCGGGCGGCGTTCTGCGGCTTCGACGCCGACGCGATCGCCCGGTTCGGGGAGGGCGACGTGACCCGGCTGATGGGCGACGCGGGCATCGTGCGCAACCGCCGCAAGATCGACGCCGCGATCCTCAACGCGCGTGCCACCGTGGCGCTGCGCGCGCAGGAGGGGCTGGCGGCGCTGATCGCCTCGTTCGCCCCCGAGCGCGCACCGGCGCCGGCCACCGTCGAGGAGGTCGCCACCACCTCACCGGAGTCGCTGGCGCTGTCGAAGGAGCTCAAGCGGCGCGGCTTCGTGTTCGTCGGGCCGACCACGATGCACGCGCTGATGGAGGCGATCGGGATCTTCGACCCGCACCTGCTCGGCTGCCACCGCCGCGGTGGCGCGCACCTCGGCTGA
- a CDS encoding SAV_915 family protein — protein MNSSPRSVLLVPVHHAASGVATLVLARRPDGVRTGVAFASVAALERALGVGQPRLAMGLSALRGMLAEVGVHGVQVDPEAMARPASALPAVS, from the coding sequence GTGAACAGCTCTCCTCGCTCGGTCCTGCTCGTCCCGGTCCACCACGCGGCATCGGGGGTGGCCACCCTGGTGCTGGCGCGCCGACCCGACGGCGTACGCACCGGGGTGGCGTTCGCCTCCGTGGCCGCGCTCGAGCGGGCCCTGGGTGTCGGGCAGCCGCGCCTCGCGATGGGCCTGTCCGCGCTCCGGGGCATGCTCGCCGAGGTCGGCGTGCACGGCGTACAGGTCGATCCCGAGGCGATGGCGCGTCCCGCGTCGGCGCTCCCCGCCGTGTCCTGA